A region from the Leptospirillum ferriphilum ML-04 genome encodes:
- the purL gene encoding phosphoribosylformylglycinamidine synthase subunit PurL, whose translation MTTTPSRFRIPPSEMEMIHSLLGRSPSLTEEAVFSAMWSEHCSYKSSRIHLRAFSSRHPRVKAGPGENAGIVHVSDGLSLAFKMESHNHPSFLEPFQGSATGVGGILRDVIAMGARPVALANSLVFGSLRHPKHRTLFQRVVEGIAGYGNPAGIPTVGGEIWFDDRYQHNILVNVMAVGIVNNNEIMSAKASQKGLLAIYIGNRTGRDGVSGAAMASRGFSKDGADLRPQVQIADPYAGKNLMEATLEIARKKLADSIQDMGAAGLTSSSTEMAGRAGLGMELDVSCVPLRDKTMEPWEILLSESQERMLVLSCPENAEKILDIARAWHLSAAIVGRTIQEPNFVVLRGEEQLASIPIKYLTENAPLYRRDFVITSDSTTSRSIPSLGGSHSLSDLFHRMLDHPNGGDPHWVYRHFDFEVQTRTVFGPGHDAAVLDLKTRSGSGIAISVVSLPHACSRNPYLGGAMLVSKAVTELASIGAFPLAITDCLNFGNPEKPVIMGQLQEAIRGIAEASAAFDIPVVSGNVSLYNETDGTSIPPTPMIGITGMLPALRKRIPGHIREYGLKLAIAGDLDNLSLGGSYLDWILEGEIQEPVPAVSFSRVSALLSFMLSSSSSGRIRFSRAVGRGGVARALLMMIKESASMGIYLDCPFPVEPLGFFFSESPGRILVAYSAEEESWLDESAREWGISFLPLGRSVPGLWTIRFRNPEGLQKEWVENLPTLKSRFLRSLSQFMEE comes from the coding sequence ATGACAACCACTCCCTCCCGATTCCGGATTCCTCCTTCAGAAATGGAAATGATTCACTCCCTCCTCGGGCGGAGTCCTTCCCTTACAGAAGAAGCGGTTTTTTCCGCCATGTGGAGCGAGCATTGCAGCTACAAGTCCTCCCGCATTCATCTTCGCGCCTTTTCTTCCAGACACCCCCGCGTCAAGGCCGGTCCCGGAGAAAACGCCGGTATCGTTCATGTCAGCGATGGTCTTTCTCTGGCGTTCAAAATGGAAAGTCACAACCACCCCAGCTTTCTTGAACCTTTCCAGGGATCTGCCACCGGAGTCGGAGGAATCCTTCGAGATGTCATTGCCATGGGAGCCCGTCCTGTCGCTCTGGCAAATAGTCTTGTATTCGGCTCCCTTCGCCATCCGAAACATCGGACACTGTTTCAGAGAGTTGTTGAGGGTATCGCAGGATATGGAAATCCGGCGGGCATTCCAACGGTTGGAGGAGAAATCTGGTTCGACGATCGCTACCAGCACAACATTCTGGTCAACGTAATGGCTGTCGGCATTGTCAACAACAATGAAATCATGTCCGCAAAAGCTTCACAGAAAGGTCTTCTGGCAATTTATATCGGAAACCGTACAGGAAGGGATGGCGTCTCCGGAGCTGCCATGGCTTCGAGAGGATTTTCCAAGGACGGGGCCGATCTTCGCCCGCAGGTTCAGATCGCCGATCCTTACGCGGGAAAAAATTTAATGGAAGCCACGCTGGAAATTGCCAGAAAAAAACTCGCGGACTCCATTCAGGATATGGGAGCGGCCGGTCTCACCAGTTCCTCGACAGAAATGGCCGGAAGAGCTGGTTTGGGGATGGAACTGGACGTTTCTTGTGTTCCTCTCCGGGACAAGACAATGGAACCATGGGAGATCCTCCTTTCTGAATCTCAGGAAAGAATGCTCGTGCTGTCCTGTCCGGAAAATGCGGAAAAAATTCTGGACATAGCTCGTGCATGGCATCTTTCCGCAGCCATTGTCGGAAGAACAATCCAAGAGCCAAATTTTGTTGTCCTTCGAGGAGAGGAGCAACTCGCCAGTATTCCGATCAAATACTTGACGGAAAATGCCCCTCTCTACCGAAGAGACTTTGTGATCACATCCGACTCGACAACCTCACGGTCTATCCCGTCCCTCGGAGGATCGCACAGCCTTTCCGACCTCTTTCACCGCATGCTCGATCATCCCAACGGGGGAGATCCCCATTGGGTCTACAGACATTTTGACTTCGAAGTTCAAACCCGAACAGTGTTCGGACCCGGACATGATGCGGCCGTTCTGGATCTGAAAACCCGGTCGGGAAGCGGAATTGCCATCTCTGTCGTTTCTCTTCCCCATGCATGTTCCCGAAATCCCTATCTCGGCGGAGCAATGCTCGTGTCGAAAGCGGTCACGGAACTGGCTTCAATCGGAGCATTTCCACTTGCAATCACAGATTGTCTGAACTTCGGAAACCCGGAGAAACCCGTTATTATGGGCCAGCTTCAAGAGGCAATTCGGGGGATTGCGGAGGCATCCGCTGCTTTCGACATTCCGGTAGTTTCCGGAAACGTGAGCCTTTATAATGAAACCGACGGAACAAGCATACCGCCGACTCCCATGATCGGAATCACAGGAATGCTTCCGGCTTTGCGCAAAAGGATTCCCGGACATATCAGGGAATACGGATTAAAGCTGGCCATTGCCGGCGACTTGGATAACCTTTCGCTCGGCGGATCATATCTGGATTGGATACTTGAAGGCGAAATTCAGGAACCCGTTCCAGCTGTTTCCTTTTCACGAGTTTCAGCACTTTTGTCTTTCATGCTGTCTTCCTCCTCCTCCGGACGGATCCGGTTTTCGAGAGCCGTTGGCCGGGGAGGAGTGGCCCGGGCTCTCCTGATGATGATAAAAGAGAGTGCTTCCATGGGAATTTATTTGGATTGTCCATTCCCCGTCGAACCACTGGGGTTCTTTTTCTCTGAATCACCGGGACGAATTCTTGTGGCGTATTCTGCAGAAGAAGAGTCCTGGCTCGATGAATCTGCTCGCGAGTGGGGCATCTCTTTTCTTCCTCTTGGACGAAGCGTTCCTGGTCTCTGGACAATTCGCTTCCGGAATCCAGAAGGATTACAAAAAGAGTGGGTGGAGAATCTCCCGACACTCAAATCCCGTTTTCTAAGGTCATTATCCCAGTTTATGGAGGAATAG